Proteins from a single region of Xiphophorus maculatus strain JP 163 A chromosome 22, X_maculatus-5.0-male, whole genome shotgun sequence:
- the LOC102236793 gene encoding endoplasmic reticulum junction formation protein lunapark-B-like isoform X1: MGALISRWKTKQTTVEELENLEKEIKKLEEFRGKNQRLQKLWVGRLLLYSSVLYLFTSFTVYCLYLPDEWLQRLAMALPFFIYPILVWFIRKLLLFLFSKLTERNHDKLEDLKAARKKILEEVMETETYKTAKLILERFDPEAKNRRGLESTPVGPQLTPRPGQAEIRQRGMRPMGSSDVTGMTLSPGTRPQMGPVAPGGPPDKSTPSTSMLQGAVERTPCTPIRGVVGGMYSPGPPLPRPILPRERGTVDRVIEYLVGDGPEKRYALICQQCFSHNGMALKEEFEYLAFRCAYCYFLNPARKTRPQAPRLPEFSYERRLRADPCSPGPSLCFDMDAEDTAAPSGAEEDLGQDDRESEEEKENVPEENRQDEEEEEKKEDEAVKEEEKELDQSQNEEPPAT, encoded by the exons GAGATTAAGAAGTTGGAGGAGTTCAGAGGCAAAAATCAGCGATTACAAAAA CTCTGGGTCGGTCGCTTGCTTCTTTACTCATCTGTGCTTTACCTGTTCACTTCTTTCACCGTTTACTGTCTCTACCTACCTGATGAATGGCTACAGAGACTAGCCATGGCCCTGCCTTTCTTTATATACCCCATACT TGTGTGGTTCATCAGgaagctgctgcttttcctgttttccaAACTTACTGAGAGAAACC ATGATAAACTTGAAGATCTGAAAGCTGCCAGGAAAAAAATT CTGGAGGAAGTGATGGAAACAGAGACGTACAAGACGGCCAAACTCATCCTCGAACGCTTTGATCCTGAAGCTAAAAACAGACGT ggACTGGAGTCGACACCGGTGGGTCCTCAGCTAACTCCCAGACCTGGTCAAG CAGAAATTCGTCAAAGGGGTATGAGACCGATGGGCTCCTCGGATGTCACGGGAATGACTCTCTCTCCAGGAACACGGCCTCAGATGGGACCTGTGG CTCCAGGAGGACCTCCAGATAAATCCACCCCCAGCACTTCTATGCTCCAGGGAGCTGTGGAGAGGACACCCTGCACCCCGATTAGAGGTGTAG TTGGAGGCATGTACTCCCCTGGTCCTCCATTACCAAGACCTATTCTGCCCAGAGAAAGAGGAACAGTTGACCGAGTCATCGAGTATCTGGTGGGAGACGGACCAGAGAAAAG ATATGCCCTGATCTGCCAGCAGTGTTTCTCTCATAACGGCATGGCTTTGAAAGAAGAATTTGAATATCTTG CATTCCGTTGCGCGTACTGCTACTTCCTGAACCCGGCCAGGAAGACTCGACCTCAGGCTCCCAGACTCCCTGAGTTCAGCTATGAAAGGAGGCTGAGAGCGGATCCGTGCTCTCCTGGACCGTCGCTTTGCTTCGACATGGACGCGGAGGACACCGCTGCCCCCAGTGGAG CTGAGGAAGACCTGGGTCAGGATGACAGGGAATctgaggaagagaaggagaacGTACCGGAGGAGAATCGGCaggacgaggaagaggaggagaagaaggaggatGAAGCTgttaaagaagaagagaaggagcTGGACCAGAGCCAGAATGAAGAACCTCCAGCAACATAG
- the LOC102236793 gene encoding endoplasmic reticulum junction formation protein lunapark-B-like isoform X3, producing the protein MGALISRWKTKQTTVEELENLEKEIKKLEEFRGKNQRLQKLWVGRLLLYSSVLYLFTSFTVYCLYLPDEWLQRLAMALPFFIYPILVWFIRKLLLFLFSKLTERNHDKLEDLKAARKKILEEVMETETYKTAKLILERFDPEAKNRRGLESTPVGPQLTPRPGQAEIRQRGMRPMGSSDVTGMTLSPGTRPQMGPVAPGGPPDKSTPSTSMLQGAVERTPCTPIRGVGMYSPGPPLPRPILPRERGTVDRVIEYLVGDGPEKRYALICQQCFSHNGMALKEEFEYLAFRCAYCYFLNPARKTRPQAPRLPEFSYERRLRADPCSPGPSLCFDMDAEDTAAPSGAEEDLGQDDRESEEEKENVPEENRQDEEEEEKKEDEAVKEEEKELDQSQNEEPPAT; encoded by the exons GAGATTAAGAAGTTGGAGGAGTTCAGAGGCAAAAATCAGCGATTACAAAAA CTCTGGGTCGGTCGCTTGCTTCTTTACTCATCTGTGCTTTACCTGTTCACTTCTTTCACCGTTTACTGTCTCTACCTACCTGATGAATGGCTACAGAGACTAGCCATGGCCCTGCCTTTCTTTATATACCCCATACT TGTGTGGTTCATCAGgaagctgctgcttttcctgttttccaAACTTACTGAGAGAAACC ATGATAAACTTGAAGATCTGAAAGCTGCCAGGAAAAAAATT CTGGAGGAAGTGATGGAAACAGAGACGTACAAGACGGCCAAACTCATCCTCGAACGCTTTGATCCTGAAGCTAAAAACAGACGT ggACTGGAGTCGACACCGGTGGGTCCTCAGCTAACTCCCAGACCTGGTCAAG CAGAAATTCGTCAAAGGGGTATGAGACCGATGGGCTCCTCGGATGTCACGGGAATGACTCTCTCTCCAGGAACACGGCCTCAGATGGGACCTGTGG CTCCAGGAGGACCTCCAGATAAATCCACCCCCAGCACTTCTATGCTCCAGGGAGCTGTGGAGAGGACACCCTGCACCCCGATTAGAGGTGTAG GCATGTACTCCCCTGGTCCTCCATTACCAAGACCTATTCTGCCCAGAGAAAGAGGAACAGTTGACCGAGTCATCGAGTATCTGGTGGGAGACGGACCAGAGAAAAG ATATGCCCTGATCTGCCAGCAGTGTTTCTCTCATAACGGCATGGCTTTGAAAGAAGAATTTGAATATCTTG CATTCCGTTGCGCGTACTGCTACTTCCTGAACCCGGCCAGGAAGACTCGACCTCAGGCTCCCAGACTCCCTGAGTTCAGCTATGAAAGGAGGCTGAGAGCGGATCCGTGCTCTCCTGGACCGTCGCTTTGCTTCGACATGGACGCGGAGGACACCGCTGCCCCCAGTGGAG CTGAGGAAGACCTGGGTCAGGATGACAGGGAATctgaggaagagaaggagaacGTACCGGAGGAGAATCGGCaggacgaggaagaggaggagaagaaggaggatGAAGCTgttaaagaagaagagaaggagcTGGACCAGAGCCAGAATGAAGAACCTCCAGCAACATAG
- the LOC102236793 gene encoding endoplasmic reticulum junction formation protein lunapark-B-like isoform X2, with translation MGALISRWKTKQTTVEELENLEKEIKKLEEFRGKNQRLQKLWVGRLLLYSSVLYLFTSFTVYCLYLPDEWLQRLAMALPFFIYPILVWFIRKLLLFLFSKLTERNHDKLEDLKAARKKILEEVMETETYKTAKLILERFDPEAKNRRGLESTPVGPQLTPRPGQEIRQRGMRPMGSSDVTGMTLSPGTRPQMGPVAPGGPPDKSTPSTSMLQGAVERTPCTPIRGVVGGMYSPGPPLPRPILPRERGTVDRVIEYLVGDGPEKRYALICQQCFSHNGMALKEEFEYLAFRCAYCYFLNPARKTRPQAPRLPEFSYERRLRADPCSPGPSLCFDMDAEDTAAPSGAEEDLGQDDRESEEEKENVPEENRQDEEEEEKKEDEAVKEEEKELDQSQNEEPPAT, from the exons GAGATTAAGAAGTTGGAGGAGTTCAGAGGCAAAAATCAGCGATTACAAAAA CTCTGGGTCGGTCGCTTGCTTCTTTACTCATCTGTGCTTTACCTGTTCACTTCTTTCACCGTTTACTGTCTCTACCTACCTGATGAATGGCTACAGAGACTAGCCATGGCCCTGCCTTTCTTTATATACCCCATACT TGTGTGGTTCATCAGgaagctgctgcttttcctgttttccaAACTTACTGAGAGAAACC ATGATAAACTTGAAGATCTGAAAGCTGCCAGGAAAAAAATT CTGGAGGAAGTGATGGAAACAGAGACGTACAAGACGGCCAAACTCATCCTCGAACGCTTTGATCCTGAAGCTAAAAACAGACGT ggACTGGAGTCGACACCGGTGGGTCCTCAGCTAACTCCCAGACCTGGTCAAG AAATTCGTCAAAGGGGTATGAGACCGATGGGCTCCTCGGATGTCACGGGAATGACTCTCTCTCCAGGAACACGGCCTCAGATGGGACCTGTGG CTCCAGGAGGACCTCCAGATAAATCCACCCCCAGCACTTCTATGCTCCAGGGAGCTGTGGAGAGGACACCCTGCACCCCGATTAGAGGTGTAG TTGGAGGCATGTACTCCCCTGGTCCTCCATTACCAAGACCTATTCTGCCCAGAGAAAGAGGAACAGTTGACCGAGTCATCGAGTATCTGGTGGGAGACGGACCAGAGAAAAG ATATGCCCTGATCTGCCAGCAGTGTTTCTCTCATAACGGCATGGCTTTGAAAGAAGAATTTGAATATCTTG CATTCCGTTGCGCGTACTGCTACTTCCTGAACCCGGCCAGGAAGACTCGACCTCAGGCTCCCAGACTCCCTGAGTTCAGCTATGAAAGGAGGCTGAGAGCGGATCCGTGCTCTCCTGGACCGTCGCTTTGCTTCGACATGGACGCGGAGGACACCGCTGCCCCCAGTGGAG CTGAGGAAGACCTGGGTCAGGATGACAGGGAATctgaggaagagaaggagaacGTACCGGAGGAGAATCGGCaggacgaggaagaggaggagaagaaggaggatGAAGCTgttaaagaagaagagaaggagcTGGACCAGAGCCAGAATGAAGAACCTCCAGCAACATAG
- the LOC102236793 gene encoding endoplasmic reticulum junction formation protein lunapark-B-like isoform X4: MGALISRWKTKQTTVEELENLEKEIKKLEEFRGKNQRLQKLWVGRLLLYSSVLYLFTSFTVYCLYLPDEWLQRLAMALPFFIYPILVWFIRKLLLFLFSKLTERNHDKLEDLKAARKKILEEVMETETYKTAKLILERFDPEAKNRRGLESTPVGPQLTPRPGQEIRQRGMRPMGSSDVTGMTLSPGTRPQMGPVAPGGPPDKSTPSTSMLQGAVERTPCTPIRGVGMYSPGPPLPRPILPRERGTVDRVIEYLVGDGPEKRYALICQQCFSHNGMALKEEFEYLAFRCAYCYFLNPARKTRPQAPRLPEFSYERRLRADPCSPGPSLCFDMDAEDTAAPSGAEEDLGQDDRESEEEKENVPEENRQDEEEEEKKEDEAVKEEEKELDQSQNEEPPAT, translated from the exons GAGATTAAGAAGTTGGAGGAGTTCAGAGGCAAAAATCAGCGATTACAAAAA CTCTGGGTCGGTCGCTTGCTTCTTTACTCATCTGTGCTTTACCTGTTCACTTCTTTCACCGTTTACTGTCTCTACCTACCTGATGAATGGCTACAGAGACTAGCCATGGCCCTGCCTTTCTTTATATACCCCATACT TGTGTGGTTCATCAGgaagctgctgcttttcctgttttccaAACTTACTGAGAGAAACC ATGATAAACTTGAAGATCTGAAAGCTGCCAGGAAAAAAATT CTGGAGGAAGTGATGGAAACAGAGACGTACAAGACGGCCAAACTCATCCTCGAACGCTTTGATCCTGAAGCTAAAAACAGACGT ggACTGGAGTCGACACCGGTGGGTCCTCAGCTAACTCCCAGACCTGGTCAAG AAATTCGTCAAAGGGGTATGAGACCGATGGGCTCCTCGGATGTCACGGGAATGACTCTCTCTCCAGGAACACGGCCTCAGATGGGACCTGTGG CTCCAGGAGGACCTCCAGATAAATCCACCCCCAGCACTTCTATGCTCCAGGGAGCTGTGGAGAGGACACCCTGCACCCCGATTAGAGGTGTAG GCATGTACTCCCCTGGTCCTCCATTACCAAGACCTATTCTGCCCAGAGAAAGAGGAACAGTTGACCGAGTCATCGAGTATCTGGTGGGAGACGGACCAGAGAAAAG ATATGCCCTGATCTGCCAGCAGTGTTTCTCTCATAACGGCATGGCTTTGAAAGAAGAATTTGAATATCTTG CATTCCGTTGCGCGTACTGCTACTTCCTGAACCCGGCCAGGAAGACTCGACCTCAGGCTCCCAGACTCCCTGAGTTCAGCTATGAAAGGAGGCTGAGAGCGGATCCGTGCTCTCCTGGACCGTCGCTTTGCTTCGACATGGACGCGGAGGACACCGCTGCCCCCAGTGGAG CTGAGGAAGACCTGGGTCAGGATGACAGGGAATctgaggaagagaaggagaacGTACCGGAGGAGAATCGGCaggacgaggaagaggaggagaagaaggaggatGAAGCTgttaaagaagaagagaaggagcTGGACCAGAGCCAGAATGAAGAACCTCCAGCAACATAG